A single window of Streptomyces cathayae DNA harbors:
- a CDS encoding NADP-dependent isocitrate dehydrogenase, with protein sequence MTDSTIIYTHTDEAPALATYSFLPVVRAYASQAGVAVETRDISLAGRIIAVFPEYLTEDQRIPDALAELGELAKTPAANIIKLPNISASIPQLKAAIAELQGQGYALPDYPDDPQSDEEREVRARYDKIKGSAVNPVLREGNSDRRAPASVKNYAKTHPHRMGAWTPESKTNVATMGENDFRSTEKSAVISADGALRIELVGDDGTTTVLRESVPVLKDEVVDASVMRVAALREFLTAQVARAKQEGVLFSVHLKATMMKVSDPIVFGHVVRAFFPKTFARYGEQLAAAGLSPNDGLGGIYKGLEGLPEGAEIKASFDAELAEGPELAMVDSDKGITNLHVPSDVIVDASMPAMIRTSGHMWGPDGQEADTLAVLPDSSYSGVYQAVIEDCRAHGALDPSTMGSVPNVGLMAQKAEEYGSHDKTFEIPVTGTVRLVDQAGEVVLEQTVSAGDIFRACQTKDAPIRDWVKLAVTRARATGVPAVFWLDETRAHDANLIAKVEQYLTEHDTEGLDIRVLNPVEATKLSVERIRRGEDTISVTGNVLRDYLTDLFPILELGTSAKMLSVVPLMAGGGLFETGAGGSAPKHVQQLVKENYLRWDSLGEFFALVPSLEQFATTTGNTRAKVLADTLDRATATFLNEDKSPSRRLGGIDNRGSHFYLSLYWAQELAGQTDDADLAKAFAPLAETLAANEQKIVDELIAVQGEPAEIGGYYQPDPAKATAVMRPSATWNEALASLG encoded by the coding sequence GTGACTGACTCGACCATCATCTATACGCACACTGACGAGGCCCCGGCCCTGGCGACGTATTCCTTCCTGCCGGTGGTCCGGGCGTACGCCTCGCAGGCCGGTGTCGCCGTGGAGACGCGTGACATCTCGCTGGCCGGACGCATCATCGCCGTGTTCCCGGAGTACCTCACCGAGGACCAGCGCATCCCGGACGCCCTCGCCGAGCTCGGTGAGCTGGCCAAGACGCCCGCGGCCAACATCATCAAGCTGCCGAACATCTCGGCGTCGATCCCGCAGCTCAAGGCCGCGATCGCCGAGCTGCAGGGCCAGGGCTACGCGCTGCCGGACTACCCGGACGACCCGCAGTCCGACGAGGAGCGCGAGGTCCGCGCCCGTTACGACAAGATCAAGGGTTCCGCCGTGAACCCGGTCCTGCGCGAGGGCAACTCCGACCGGCGCGCCCCCGCCTCGGTCAAGAACTACGCCAAGACCCACCCGCACCGCATGGGCGCCTGGACCCCCGAGTCCAAGACCAACGTGGCGACCATGGGCGAGAACGACTTCCGCTCCACCGAGAAGTCCGCGGTGATCTCCGCGGACGGTGCGCTGCGCATCGAGCTGGTCGGCGACGACGGCACCACCACGGTGCTGCGCGAGTCCGTGCCCGTCCTGAAGGACGAGGTCGTCGACGCCTCCGTGATGCGGGTCGCCGCGCTGCGCGAGTTCCTGACCGCGCAGGTGGCCCGCGCCAAGCAGGAGGGTGTGCTGTTCTCCGTGCACCTGAAGGCCACGATGATGAAGGTCTCCGACCCGATCGTCTTCGGCCACGTGGTGCGCGCCTTCTTCCCGAAGACGTTCGCGCGGTACGGCGAGCAGCTCGCCGCGGCCGGCCTCAGCCCGAACGACGGCCTGGGCGGCATCTACAAGGGTCTCGAGGGCCTGCCCGAGGGCGCCGAGATCAAGGCGTCCTTCGACGCCGAGCTCGCCGAGGGCCCGGAGCTGGCGATGGTCGACTCCGACAAGGGCATCACCAACCTGCACGTCCCCTCGGACGTCATCGTGGACGCCTCCATGCCGGCCATGATCCGCACCTCCGGCCACATGTGGGGCCCCGACGGCCAGGAGGCCGACACCCTGGCCGTCCTGCCGGACTCCAGCTACTCCGGTGTCTACCAGGCCGTGATCGAGGACTGCCGTGCCCACGGCGCCCTCGACCCGTCCACGATGGGCTCGGTCCCGAACGTGGGTCTGATGGCGCAGAAGGCCGAGGAGTACGGCAGCCACGACAAGACCTTCGAGATCCCGGTCACCGGCACCGTCCGCCTGGTCGACCAGGCCGGCGAGGTCGTCCTGGAGCAGACCGTCTCCGCCGGTGACATCTTCCGTGCCTGCCAGACCAAGGACGCCCCGATCCGCGACTGGGTGAAGCTCGCCGTCACCCGTGCCCGCGCCACCGGCGTTCCGGCCGTCTTCTGGCTGGACGAGACCCGCGCCCACGACGCCAACCTGATCGCCAAGGTCGAGCAGTACCTCACGGAGCACGACACCGAGGGCCTGGACATCCGCGTCCTGAACCCGGTGGAGGCCACCAAGCTGTCGGTGGAGCGCATCCGCCGCGGCGAGGACACCATCTCGGTCACCGGCAACGTGCTGCGCGACTACCTGACCGACCTGTTCCCGATCCTGGAGCTGGGCACCAGCGCCAAGATGCTGTCGGTCGTCCCGCTGATGGCGGGCGGCGGCCTGTTCGAGACGGGTGCGGGCGGCTCCGCGCCCAAGCACGTGCAGCAGCTGGTCAAGGAGAACTACCTGCGCTGGGACTCCCTCGGTGAGTTCTTCGCGCTGGTTCCGTCCCTGGAGCAGTTCGCGACGACCACGGGCAACACCAGGGCCAAGGTCCTCGCCGACACCCTCGACCGGGCCACGGCGACCTTCCTCAACGAGGACAAGTCCCCGAGCCGTCGTCTCGGCGGTATCGACAACCGCGGCAGCCACTTCTACCTGTCCCTGTACTGGGCGCAGGAGCTGGCCGGGCAGACCGACGACGCGGACCTGGCGAAGGCCTTCGCCCCGCTCGCCGAGACGCTCGCCGCGAACGAGCAGAAGATCGTCGACGAGCTGATCGCCGTCCAGGGCGAGCCGGCCGAGATCGGCGGCTACTACCAGCCCGACCCGGCCAAGGCCACCGCCGTCATGCGTCCGTCCGCCACCTGGAACGAGGCCCTGGCCTCCCTCGGCTGA
- a CDS encoding bifunctional o-acetylhomoserine/o-acetylserine sulfhydrylase, giving the protein MSQPTEPDTAADTPEGTSSGPDTSAWSFETKQVHAGAEPDPTTGARATPIYQTTSFVFRDTQHAADVFSLAEPGNIYTRIHNPTQDVLEQRVAALEGGVAAVALSSGQAAQTLALLTLAGTGDHIVSASSLYGGTYNLFRHTLPRFGIEVSFVDDPDDAEAWRAAVRPNTKAFFAETLGNPRNNVLDVRAVADVAHGAGVPLVVDNTIATPYLLRPLEHGADIVVHSATKFLGGHGTTIGGVVVDGGTFDFGAHTERFPDFTEPDPSYHGLQYWPALGPGAFAVKLRVQLLRDLGPAIAPHSAFLLLQGVETLSLRMERQTANALALAEWLEQRDEVAVVHYPSLPSNRWYEAARKYLPRGAGAVFAFELKGGVEAGKRFVDGVELFSHLANIGDVRSLIIHPASTTHGQLNEEQLAATGTAPGLVRLSVGIENLADLRADLESGFRAAKGAS; this is encoded by the coding sequence ATGAGCCAGCCCACCGAACCCGACACCGCCGCCGACACGCCCGAGGGGACGTCCAGCGGTCCCGACACGTCGGCCTGGTCGTTCGAGACCAAGCAGGTCCACGCCGGTGCCGAACCCGATCCCACGACCGGGGCCCGGGCGACGCCCATCTACCAGACGACCTCGTTCGTGTTCCGGGACACCCAGCACGCCGCCGACGTCTTCTCGCTCGCGGAGCCGGGGAACATCTACACCCGCATCCACAACCCCACCCAGGACGTCCTCGAGCAGCGCGTCGCCGCCCTGGAGGGCGGAGTGGCGGCGGTGGCCCTGTCCTCGGGGCAGGCCGCGCAGACGCTGGCCCTCCTGACGCTCGCCGGGACCGGCGACCACATCGTCTCGGCCTCCTCGCTGTACGGCGGAACGTACAACCTGTTCCGGCACACCCTGCCGAGGTTCGGCATCGAGGTGTCCTTCGTCGACGATCCCGACGACGCCGAGGCCTGGCGCGCGGCCGTGCGGCCGAACACCAAGGCGTTCTTCGCCGAGACGCTGGGCAACCCGCGGAACAACGTGCTCGACGTGCGGGCGGTCGCGGACGTGGCCCACGGCGCGGGCGTCCCGCTGGTCGTGGACAACACGATCGCCACGCCCTACCTGCTGCGTCCGCTCGAGCACGGTGCGGACATCGTGGTGCACTCGGCGACGAAGTTCCTCGGCGGGCACGGCACCACGATCGGCGGCGTGGTCGTGGACGGCGGGACCTTCGACTTCGGCGCGCACACCGAGCGGTTCCCGGACTTCACCGAGCCCGACCCCAGCTACCACGGCCTGCAGTACTGGCCGGCGCTCGGCCCCGGCGCGTTCGCGGTCAAGCTGCGTGTCCAGTTGCTGCGCGACCTCGGACCGGCGATCGCCCCGCACTCCGCGTTCCTGCTGCTGCAGGGCGTGGAGACGCTGAGCCTGCGCATGGAGCGGCAGACGGCCAACGCGCTGGCGCTGGCGGAGTGGCTGGAGCAGCGCGACGAGGTCGCGGTGGTGCACTACCCGAGCCTGCCGTCCAACCGCTGGTACGAGGCGGCACGGAAGTACCTCCCCCGCGGTGCCGGCGCGGTGTTCGCCTTCGAGCTGAAGGGCGGCGTCGAGGCGGGCAAGCGGTTCGTGGACGGGGTGGAGCTGTTCAGCCACCTCGCCAACATCGGTGATGTGCGCAGTCTGATCATCCACCCCGCGTCCACCACCCACGGCCAGCTGAACGAGGAGCAGCTGGCGGCGACCGGAACCGCGCCGGGTCTGGTGCGGCTGTCGGTCGGCATCGAGAACCTCGCCGACCTCAGGGCCGACCTGGAGTCCGGTTTCCGCGCGGCCAAGGGCGCCTCCTGA
- the metX gene encoding homoserine O-acetyltransferase MetX: MNPFAASGTSVPLPPATGAWQEGDPPGRRRWHAPGTPLPLEAGGELPGVEMAFETWGRLAPDGSNAVLVLHALTGDSHAAGPAGPGHPTAGWWDGLIGPGLALDTDRWFVVAPNVLGGCQGSTGPASPRPGGRRRWGGAFPYLTQRDQVAAEARLADALGVQRWALVVGGSMGGMRAVEWAVTHPERTGALLLLATAAAASGEQIAWSTLQLQAIRSDPHWHGGDYHDTGRGPHAGLGIARRIAHVTYRSEPELSARFGRAPQGTEDPWRGGRYQVESYLDHHAAKLVRRFDAGSYVVLTEAMNGHDVGRGRGGVRAALRRVTAPALVAGVDSDRLYPPSQQAELAAHLPGADRLRVVESPYGHDGFLLETEQVGALIRELLG, translated from the coding sequence CTGAACCCCTTCGCGGCCTCCGGAACATCGGTCCCCCTCCCGCCGGCCACCGGGGCCTGGCAGGAGGGGGACCCGCCCGGGCGGCGTCGATGGCATGCCCCGGGCACGCCGCTGCCATTGGAAGCGGGCGGTGAACTCCCGGGCGTGGAGATGGCGTTCGAGACCTGGGGGCGACTTGCGCCGGACGGTTCCAACGCCGTGCTGGTGCTGCACGCGCTCACCGGTGACAGCCACGCGGCCGGACCGGCCGGCCCCGGTCATCCCACGGCCGGCTGGTGGGACGGGCTGATCGGGCCCGGCCTGGCCCTCGACACCGACCGCTGGTTCGTCGTCGCCCCGAACGTGCTGGGCGGCTGCCAGGGCAGCACGGGGCCGGCCTCACCGCGCCCCGGCGGGCGGCGCCGGTGGGGCGGCGCCTTCCCGTACCTGACCCAGCGGGACCAGGTCGCCGCCGAGGCCCGGCTGGCGGACGCGCTCGGCGTGCAGCGGTGGGCGCTGGTGGTCGGCGGTTCGATGGGCGGGATGCGGGCCGTGGAATGGGCGGTGACGCATCCCGAGCGCACGGGGGCGCTGCTGCTGCTCGCCACCGCGGCGGCCGCGAGCGGTGAGCAGATCGCCTGGTCCACCCTCCAGCTGCAGGCCATCCGCAGTGATCCGCACTGGCACGGCGGCGACTACCACGACACCGGCCGGGGGCCGCACGCCGGGCTGGGGATCGCCCGGCGCATCGCCCACGTCACCTACCGCAGCGAGCCGGAGCTGTCGGCCCGGTTCGGCCGGGCGCCCCAGGGGACGGAGGACCCGTGGCGCGGCGGCCGGTACCAGGTCGAGTCGTACCTCGACCACCACGCGGCCAAGCTCGTCCGGAGGTTCGACGCGGGCAGCTACGTGGTGCTGACGGAGGCGATGAACGGCCACGACGTGGGACGCGGCAGGGGCGGCGTCCGTGCGGCCCTGCGCCGGGTGACCGCGCCCGCGCTGGTGGCCGGGGTCGACTCGGACCGTCTCTATCCGCCGTCCCAGCAGGCCGAGCTGGCCGCGCACCTTCCCGGTGCCGACCGGCTCAGGGTGGTGGAGTCGCCCTACGGACACGACGGTTTCCTCCTCGAGACGGAACAGGTCGGCGCGCTGATCCGCGAGTTGCTGGGCTGA
- a CDS encoding Gfo/Idh/MocA family protein, giving the protein MVDTLGVAVVGFGWMGRVHTQAYARVPHHYPQLALRPELITVAEEVPGRAEEAAERFGFAGATRDWREVAADPRVQAVSITAPNFLHREIGVAMAEAGKHIWIEKPVGLTAEDARAVADAAAAAGVRSAVGFNYRNAPAVETARTLIASGDIGTVTHARIRLFSDYAAHPESALTWRYERERGGSGVLGDLASHGADLARFLLGDIASLTADTAIFLPERARPAGATAGHSRAAGGALGPVENEDYVNCLLRFASGARGVLEACRVSVGEQNNYGFEVHGTEGAVFWDFRRMNELGVSRGTAYQDQPVSTVYVGPGDGEFGAFQPGAANAMGYDDLKVVEAYRFLRSVAEGVPYGATLADAVHSASVLDAMTRSAEQGVWVTVEAAS; this is encoded by the coding sequence ATGGTGGATACGCTCGGTGTCGCCGTCGTCGGGTTCGGCTGGATGGGGCGGGTGCACACCCAGGCGTACGCGCGCGTGCCGCACCACTACCCGCAGCTCGCCCTGCGCCCGGAGCTGATCACGGTCGCCGAGGAGGTGCCGGGCCGGGCCGAGGAGGCCGCCGAGCGGTTCGGGTTCGCCGGCGCGACCCGCGACTGGCGCGAGGTGGCCGCCGACCCGCGGGTCCAGGCGGTCAGCATCACGGCCCCGAACTTCCTGCACCGCGAGATCGGTGTCGCGATGGCGGAGGCCGGGAAGCACATCTGGATCGAGAAGCCCGTCGGTCTCACCGCCGAGGACGCCCGCGCGGTGGCCGACGCCGCCGCCGCGGCCGGTGTCCGCAGCGCGGTCGGCTTCAACTACCGCAACGCGCCCGCCGTCGAGACGGCCCGCACCCTGATCGCCTCCGGTGACATCGGCACCGTCACCCATGCCCGCATCCGCCTGTTCAGCGACTACGCCGCCCACCCCGAATCCGCTCTGACCTGGCGCTACGAACGGGAGCGCGGCGGCAGCGGAGTCCTCGGCGACCTGGCCTCGCACGGCGCCGACCTGGCCCGCTTCCTGCTCGGCGACATCGCCTCGCTGACCGCCGACACGGCGATCTTCCTGCCGGAGCGGGCCCGTCCGGCCGGGGCCACGGCCGGCCACTCCCGCGCCGCCGGCGGCGCACTCGGCCCGGTGGAGAACGAGGACTACGTGAACTGCCTGCTGCGCTTCGCCTCCGGCGCGCGCGGGGTGCTGGAGGCCTGCCGGGTCTCGGTCGGCGAGCAGAACAACTACGGCTTCGAGGTGCACGGCACCGAGGGCGCCGTGTTCTGGGACTTCCGCCGGATGAACGAACTCGGCGTCAGCCGCGGCACCGCGTACCAGGACCAGCCGGTGAGCACGGTCTACGTCGGTCCGGGCGACGGGGAGTTCGGCGCGTTCCAGCCGGGCGCGGCGAACGCCATGGGCTACGACGACCTCAAGGTCGTCGAGGCGTACCGGTTCCTGCGCTCCGTCGCCGAGGGCGTCCCGTACGGCGCCACCCTCGCCGACGCCGTGCACAGCGCGAGCGTGCTGGACGCGATGACCCGGTCGGCCGAGCAGGGGGTGTGGGTGACGGTGGAGGCGGCCTCCTGA
- a CDS encoding TMEM175 family protein → MRIPTPQGGPERLVTLADGVSALAVTLLVLDLSVPQGLRSGEYREALRGLLPPWAPTGSACTCRPGSGATTARCSAPSGRWTDR, encoded by the coding sequence ATGAGGATCCCGACCCCACAAGGGGGTCCCGAGCGGCTGGTGACGCTCGCCGACGGCGTGTCCGCCCTCGCCGTCACGCTGCTCGTCCTCGACCTCTCCGTTCCGCAGGGACTGCGTTCCGGGGAGTACCGCGAGGCGCTGCGCGGGCTGCTGCCCCCCTGGGCGCCTACGGGATCAGCCTGTACGTGCCGGCCGGGTTCCGGCGCGACCACCGCACGCTGTTCCGCACCGTCCGGCAGGTGGACGGACAGGTGA
- a CDS encoding LacI family DNA-binding transcriptional regulator — MGHPFPIREIARQAGLSEATVDRVLNGRGGVRESTAQEVRRAIADLDRQRTQVRLVGRTFMVDIVMQSPERFSTAVRAALEAELPALHPAVVRSRFHFRETGPAEELTAVLDRIARRGSQGVILKAPDVPGITAAVGRLAAAGIPVVTLVTDLPTSARVGCVGSDNRAAGATAAYLVGQWLGDRPGHVLTSLSSGFFRNEEEREMGFRAAMRARHPGRALVEIAEGQGLDTTQYDLVRAALDHDPDIRAVYSIGGGNIATLRAFEDAGRECAVFVAHDLDHDNTRLLREHRLSAVLHHDLRQDLREACHIVMRAHGALPPAGPTLPSPIQVVTPYNMPPQAVT, encoded by the coding sequence ATGGGCCACCCCTTCCCGATCAGGGAGATCGCACGTCAGGCAGGGCTGAGCGAGGCCACGGTCGACCGGGTCCTCAACGGCCGCGGCGGGGTACGGGAGAGCACCGCGCAGGAGGTGCGCCGTGCGATCGCCGACCTGGACCGGCAGCGCACCCAGGTCCGGCTGGTCGGCCGCACGTTCATGGTGGACATCGTGATGCAGTCGCCCGAGCGGTTCTCCACCGCCGTACGCGCCGCCCTGGAGGCCGAACTGCCCGCGCTGCACCCGGCGGTGGTCCGCTCCCGCTTCCACTTCCGTGAGACCGGCCCCGCCGAGGAGCTGACCGCCGTCCTCGACCGGATCGCCCGGCGCGGCTCGCAGGGCGTGATCCTCAAGGCGCCGGACGTCCCCGGGATCACCGCCGCCGTCGGCCGGCTCGCCGCGGCGGGCATCCCGGTGGTGACCCTGGTGACCGACCTGCCGACGAGCGCCCGGGTCGGCTGTGTCGGCAGCGACAACCGGGCCGCGGGCGCCACCGCCGCCTATCTCGTGGGCCAGTGGCTGGGGGACCGGCCCGGCCATGTGCTCACCAGCCTCAGCAGCGGATTCTTCCGTAACGAGGAGGAACGCGAGATGGGCTTCCGGGCCGCCATGCGCGCCCGGCATCCGGGGCGTGCCCTCGTCGAGATCGCCGAGGGCCAGGGCCTGGACACCACCCAGTACGACCTCGTCCGGGCCGCCCTGGACCACGACCCGGACATCCGCGCGGTCTACTCGATCGGCGGCGGCAACATCGCGACCCTGCGTGCCTTCGAGGACGCCGGGCGGGAGTGCGCCGTGTTCGTCGCGCACGACCTCGACCACGACAACACCCGCCTGCTGCGCGAGCACCGCCTGTCCGCGGTGCTCCACCACGACCTGCGCCAGGACCTGCGCGAGGCCTGCCACATCGTGATGCGCGCGCACGGCGCCCTGCCGCCCGCGGGCCCCACCCTGCCGTCCCCGATCCAGGTGGTCACGCCGTACAACATGCCGCCGCAGGCCGTGACGTGA
- a CDS encoding phytanoyl-CoA dioxygenase family protein — MSFSTASTPAQPSTEQRPWLSEQDCDLDAFRALVEQTTEGADYPHASAVERNVLLYDADRLALADRRDAQAELVRALAGGPGIVVVRGAFPDPAVVDRATAVFDALIAEQRATGVTAGDHFAKPGANDRVWNALEKTALHDPSAFADYYANDVIALVSSAWLGPGYQVTSQINVVNPGGAAQTVHRDYHLGFLSNEVAAAYPAHVHRLSPVLTLQGAVAHCDMPVESGPTLYLPHSQKYGPGYLAWRLPEFQAYFEEHHVQLPLAKGDAVFFNPALFHAAGANRSADIRRMANLLQVSSAFGRAMETVDREAVTGAVYPALLRGRAEGAGEQWQENVIAASAEGYPFPTNLDNDPPADGMAPPSQADLVRRALREEWTARTLRDALRAAAGRRHS; from the coding sequence ATGTCCTTCTCCACCGCTTCCACCCCGGCCCAGCCGTCCACGGAGCAGCGGCCCTGGCTGTCCGAGCAGGACTGCGACCTGGACGCCTTCCGTGCCCTGGTCGAGCAGACCACGGAAGGCGCCGACTACCCGCACGCCTCGGCCGTGGAGCGGAACGTGCTGCTCTACGACGCCGACCGGCTCGCCCTCGCGGACCGCCGCGACGCGCAGGCCGAGTTGGTGCGCGCCCTCGCCGGGGGCCCCGGCATCGTGGTCGTCCGGGGTGCCTTCCCCGACCCGGCGGTCGTGGACCGGGCCACCGCCGTGTTCGACGCCCTGATCGCCGAGCAGCGCGCCACGGGCGTCACCGCCGGCGACCACTTCGCCAAGCCGGGCGCCAACGACCGGGTGTGGAACGCCCTGGAGAAGACCGCCCTGCACGACCCGTCGGCCTTCGCGGACTACTACGCCAACGACGTGATCGCCCTGGTCTCCTCGGCCTGGCTCGGCCCCGGTTACCAGGTCACCTCCCAGATCAACGTGGTCAACCCGGGCGGCGCCGCCCAGACCGTGCACCGCGACTACCACCTGGGCTTCCTGTCCAACGAGGTCGCCGCCGCCTACCCGGCACATGTGCACCGCCTCTCCCCCGTGCTCACCCTGCAGGGCGCGGTCGCGCACTGCGACATGCCCGTCGAGTCCGGTCCCACGCTGTATCTGCCGCACTCGCAGAAGTACGGGCCCGGCTACCTCGCCTGGCGGCTCCCCGAGTTCCAGGCGTACTTCGAGGAGCACCATGTACAACTGCCGCTCGCCAAGGGCGACGCGGTCTTCTTCAACCCGGCGCTGTTCCACGCGGCCGGCGCCAACCGCTCGGCGGACATCCGGCGCATGGCCAACCTGCTCCAGGTGTCCTCCGCGTTCGGCCGGGCCATGGAGACGGTGGACCGCGAGGCCGTGACCGGAGCCGTCTACCCGGCGCTGCTCAGGGGCCGGGCGGAGGGCGCCGGCGAGCAGTGGCAGGAGAACGTGATCGCGGCGAGCGCCGAGGGCTACCCCTTCCCCACCAACCTCGACAACGACCCGCCGGCCGACGGTATGGCCCCGCCCTCGCAGGCCGACCTCGTGCGGCGGGCGCTGCGCGAGGAGTGGACCGCGCGGACGCTGCGGGACGCGCTGCGGGCCGCCGCCGGACGACGTCACAGCTGA
- a CDS encoding SDR family oxidoreductase — translation MGLLDDKVVLVNGGSQGVGAAVARAAVRAGAAVAVTGRRTEPGEALVAELAAAGGEAMFVRADLADAEQAKGSVAQVVRAHGRVDCLVNSAGLTARGTLLDTTPELFDQHIAINLRAPFFAMQAAVADMVRREAPGTVVNIITSSAHGGQPFLAPYVAAKAGLMGLTRNAAHAHRWDRVRINGLNIGWTATEGEDATQRTFHAAGDDWRERAAARLPMGRLGRPDEIADFVVLLLSDRSGVVTGSVIDWDQNVLGGLD, via the coding sequence ATGGGACTTCTCGACGACAAGGTCGTCCTCGTCAACGGCGGCAGTCAGGGCGTCGGCGCCGCCGTCGCGCGGGCCGCGGTCCGCGCGGGGGCGGCCGTCGCGGTCACCGGGCGCCGGACCGAGCCCGGTGAGGCCCTGGTGGCGGAGTTGGCGGCCGCGGGCGGCGAGGCGATGTTCGTCCGCGCCGACCTGGCGGACGCCGAGCAGGCGAAGGGGTCCGTCGCCCAGGTGGTGCGGGCCCACGGCCGGGTCGACTGCCTGGTCAACTCGGCGGGGCTGACCGCGCGCGGCACGCTGCTGGACACCACACCGGAGCTGTTCGACCAGCACATCGCGATCAACCTCAGGGCACCGTTCTTCGCCATGCAGGCCGCCGTGGCGGACATGGTGCGGCGCGAGGCGCCCGGCACAGTCGTCAACATCATCACCTCGTCGGCGCACGGCGGGCAGCCGTTCCTGGCGCCCTATGTCGCCGCGAAGGCCGGGCTCATGGGCCTGACGAGGAACGCGGCGCACGCCCACCGGTGGGACCGGGTCCGGATCAACGGGCTGAACATCGGCTGGACGGCGACCGAGGGCGAGGACGCCACCCAGCGCACCTTCCACGCCGCCGGGGACGACTGGCGCGAGCGGGCCGCCGCCCGGCTGCCGATGGGCAGGCTGGGCCGGCCGGACGAGATCGCCGACTTCGTGGTCCTCCTGCTGTCCGACCGCTCCGGCGTGGTCACCGGCTCCGTGATCGACTGGGACCAGAACGTCCTCGGCGGCCTCGACTGA
- a CDS encoding Gfo/Idh/MocA family protein — translation MRIGILGLGRIGAFHAETLSVLDAVESLVVSDPFADAAKAAADRFDAEVADSPEAVLAAGVDGVVVAAATDAHPGLILACVEAGVPVFCEKPVAGTMAEGVRVLKAVEGRDVPIQIGYNRRFDAAFVAARAAVHSGELGTLHTVRSTTLDPAPPPAAYIAASGGIFRDCSVHDFDIIRWVTGREVTEVYAVGGNRGADYIREAGDADTTGALLTLDDGTIAVVSNSRHNARGYDVRMEIHGFQDSIAVGLEDKLPLRSVEPGTTFPSGTPHDFFMDRFTAAYRAELTAFTEVVAGTRPSPCTIEDALEAGWIAEACTLSLHEHRPVTLEEVRRA, via the coding sequence ATGCGCATCGGAATCCTCGGCCTCGGCCGTATCGGCGCCTTCCACGCCGAGACCCTCTCCGTGCTCGACGCCGTCGAGTCGCTCGTCGTCTCCGACCCGTTCGCGGACGCCGCGAAGGCCGCCGCCGACCGGTTCGACGCCGAGGTCGCCGACTCCCCCGAGGCCGTGCTCGCGGCCGGGGTGGACGGCGTGGTGGTCGCCGCGGCGACCGACGCCCACCCGGGGCTGATCCTCGCCTGTGTCGAGGCGGGCGTCCCCGTGTTCTGCGAGAAGCCCGTGGCCGGCACGATGGCCGAGGGCGTACGGGTGCTGAAGGCGGTCGAGGGCCGGGACGTGCCGATCCAGATCGGCTACAACCGCCGGTTCGACGCCGCCTTCGTCGCCGCGCGGGCCGCCGTGCACAGCGGCGAACTCGGCACGCTGCACACCGTGCGCTCCACCACGCTGGACCCGGCGCCGCCGCCGGCCGCGTACATCGCCGCGTCCGGCGGCATCTTCCGCGACTGCTCCGTGCACGACTTCGACATCATCCGCTGGGTGACCGGCCGGGAGGTGACCGAGGTGTACGCGGTGGGCGGCAACCGGGGTGCCGACTACATCAGGGAGGCGGGCGACGCCGACACCACCGGCGCGCTCCTCACCCTGGACGACGGCACCATCGCCGTGGTGTCCAACAGCCGCCACAACGCGCGGGGTTACGACGTCCGCATGGAGATCCACGGCTTCCAGGACTCCATCGCGGTCGGCCTGGAGGACAAGCTGCCGCTGCGGTCGGTGGAGCCGGGCACGACGTTCCCCTCCGGCACCCCGCACGACTTCTTCATGGACCGCTTCACCGCGGCCTACCGGGCCGAACTGACCGCGTTCACCGAGGTCGTGGCCGGGACCCGCCCCTCTCCGTGCACGATCGAGGACGCGCTGGAGGCAGGCTGGATCGCGGAGGCGTGCACCCTCTCGCTGCACGAGCACCGCCCCGTCACCCTCGAGGAAGTACGTCGGGCATGA